One genomic window of Lathyrus oleraceus cultivar Zhongwan6 unplaced genomic scaffold, CAAS_Psat_ZW6_1.0 chrUn0067, whole genome shotgun sequence includes the following:
- the LOC127112246 gene encoding F-box only protein 8-like, giving the protein MDYQQKLSLRFNKWSDSKVSRKYIDDDVAFHVLSKLPVKSLKRFGCVRKSWSILFENSHFINMFRNHFISHSNSDDHRTYLLIFKRDCADRYHPELNLLDSRIKLTLPPPFQEDDFYLNILGKTSVSGVFCIGTKDVRRDSNKVKYVLWNPAIEEFVVIPPSPDELVPKHPRLGVFHDFHGFGYDQVRDDFKVIQYVTFDSSSCNDYDPDSPPPQGIMYFSFFEIYSLRNNSWKILHMDDMAQWCVGNPFNGEELYMNGACHWLVKGKHDQIFMMSFDMSHEVFFRTPIDERSDLDDGYLTGLNGSIACITNHDKNNIFHISILGELGVKESWIKLFICGPMPSIDWPQLDLTDTFSLEK; this is encoded by the coding sequence ATGGATTATCAGCAGAAGCTATCACTGCGGTTTAACAAGTGGTCTGATTCAAAGGTTAGCAGAAAGTATATTGACGATGATGTTGCCTTCCATGTTCTTTCGAAACTCCCCGTTAAATCATTGAAGCGTTTTGGTTGCGTACGCAAATCATGGTCCATTTTATTTGAAAATTCTCATTTCATCAATATGTTCCGCAACCACTTCATATCTCATAGCAATTCCGACGATCATCGTACATATCTCCTCATATTTAAACGTGATTGTGCTGATCGTTACCATCCTGAATTGAATTTGCTCGATAGTAGAATCAAATTAACTTTGCCACCTCCATTTCAAGAGGATGACTTTTATCTTAATATTTTGGGAAAAACAAGTGTTAGCGGTGTTTTTTGTATCGGGACAAAGGATGTAAGGAGAGATTCTAATAAGGTCAAATATGTATTGTGGAACCCAGCTATCGAAGAATTCGTTGTCATTCCTCCTAGCCCCGATGAGCTTGTACCAAAACACCCTCGCCTTGGCGTGTTTCATGACTTTCATGGGTTTGGTTATGACCAAGTAAGAGATGACTTTAAGGTGATTCAATATGTAACGTTTGATAGCTCAAGTTGTAATGACTATGATCCTGATTCTCCTCCACCACAAGGTATAATGTATTTCTCCTTTTTTGAGATATATAGTCTAAGAAATAATTCTTGGAAGATACTCCACATGGATGATATGGCTCAATGGTGTGTTGGTAACCCATTTAATGGGGAGGAATTGTACATGAATGGTGCATGTCATTGGTTGGTTAAGGGTAAACATGATCAAATATTTATGATGTCATTTGACATGAGTCATGAGGTGTTCTTTAGAACGCCCATTGATGAAAGATCTGATTTGGATGATGGATACTTGACGGGGTTAAATGGATCAATTGCTTGTATCACAAATCATGACAAGAATAATATTTTTCACATATCTATTCTGGGTGAACTCGGTGTGAAAGAATCATGGATCAAACTATTTATTTGTGGCCCCATGCCTTCCATTGACTGGCCCCAATTGGATTTGACGGATACATTTTCTTTAGAAAAATAG